The following coding sequences lie in one Apium graveolens cultivar Ventura chromosome 1, ASM990537v1, whole genome shotgun sequence genomic window:
- the LOC141717683 gene encoding uncharacterized protein LOC141717683 yields the protein MTESRSNCDTRRRPKHEPAASPSRRNQVEAPPLQPQGPQPQMQTIPGVGTFNVGDLKRLLNHLEGRVMATAEIPSPFSVAVREAQLPAGYHNTTSDLRFHGNSDLVEFLGRFNIEMDVYQVTDLARCRLLAATFRESAQQWFQKLGPGVITSWDQMKTLFLTKFQAAVRYAPSVTTLANVRQRENESLTSYFKRFNAESTSVRGASDEALKSFLIAGLRVGSDFWKHLQGKDPATLADVFALAESFKAIEQSLAEVQPTSQSSQRSKGRKRDRSPSPRYRRSSQSPDRVNTASTRREWSPPSNYDYRTSRYTPLVVSIKYIFEVNKNRGLFRKPEALSSWQRKDKKKYCEYHESSGHNTHECRHLRDEIEALIKEGYLGEWVVKKVRKHKDDKAKEEEKRAPCGSNNDTLEENKFVRDGSIRTIYGGDPGMECSNRALARYAREARFRPLIDIHRVDTRPPKVFKGESMDITFREADVRWVHHLHNDALVISIQIGTKNVHRAFVDNGSSTNILYYSTFKKMGLPDQDMSGEDSWVYGFSGAGVRVMG from the coding sequence ATGACGGAATCCCGAAGTAATTGTGATACCCGAAGACGCCCAAAACACGAACCAGCAGCAAGCCCCTCTCGGAGGAATCAAGTGGAGGCACCTCCATTACAACCCCAAGGTCCGCAGCCTCAAATGCAGACCATTCCAGGCGTGGGAACTTTCAACGTGGGAGATCTAAAAAGGCTACTTAACCACCTGGAAGGCAGAGTGATGGCCACAGCTGAAATCCCTTCCCCATTCTCGGTGGCGGTAAGAGAGGCGCAATTGCCGGCCGGGTATCACAACACTACTAGTGATCTCCGTTTCCACGGAAACTCGGATCTGGTAGAATTCCTGGGTCGTTTTAATATAGAGATGGATGTGTACCAAGTCACAGACTTGGCTCGATGCCGTCTCTTGGCGGCAACCTTCAGAGAAAGTGCCCAGCAGTGGTTTCAAAAGCTCGGGCCAGGAGTGATCACCTCATGGGACCAAATGAAAACTCTGTTCTTAACCAAGTTCCAAGCCGCGGTGAGATATGCGCCCTCTGTAACAACTCTTGCCAATGTTAGGCAAAGGGAAAATGAAAGCTTGACATCGTACTTCAAAAGGTTCAACGCTGAATCTACCAGCGTGAGGGGAGCATCAGACGAAGCCCTGAAAAGCTTCCTGATCGCAGGATTAAGGGTTGGCTCGGACTTTTGGAAGCACTTGCAAGGGAAAGACCCGGCTACTCTAGCAGATGTCTTCGCTTTGGCAGAATCTTTTAAAGCTATAGAACAATCTCTGGCAGAGGTGCAACCGACTTCACAGTCAAGTCAGAGAAGCAAAGGAAGGAAGAGGGATAGGTCTCCAAGCCCAAGGTACAGAAGAAGTAGTCAAAGCCCAGACCGGGTAAATACCGCAAGCACGAGGAGGGAATGGAGTCCTCCCTCAAACTATGACTACAGAACAAGCCGGTACACGCCCTTGGTCGTATCTATCAAATATATCTTCGAAGTAAACAAAAACAGAGGGCTATTTAGAAAACCTGAAGCTTTATCATCATGGCAAAGAAAAGACAAGAAAAAGTATTGCGAATACCATGAATCATCTGGACATAACACGCATGAGTGCCGACATTTAAGAGATGAAATCGAAGCGCTTATCAAGGAAGGATACCTTGGTGAATGGGTAGTCAAGAAAGTAAGGAAGCACAAGGATGACAAagcaaaagaagaagaaaagcgAGCACCATGCGGGTCGAACAATGATACCCTGGAGGAGAATAAATTTGTCAGGGATGGAAGTATCCGAACAATATACGGGGGAGATCCCGGGATGGAATGCAGTAACCGAGCCTTGGCAAGATACGCTAGGGAGGCCCGGTTCAGGCCTCTCATAGACATTCATAGGGTGGACACTCGACCACCCAAAGTATTTAAGGGCGAGTCCATGGATATCACCTTCAGAGAAGCAGATGTCCGATGGGTACATCATCTCCACAATGATGCGCTAGTTATTTCCATCCAAATCGGAACCAAAAATGTCCATAGAGCCTTCGTGGATAATGGAAGCTCGACAAACATCCTCTATTACAGCACCTTCAAGAAAATGGGATTACCTGATCAGGATATGTCGGGGGAAGACTCGTGGGTCTATGGATTTTCAGGCGCAGGAGTTAGGGTCATGGGATAG